Proteins co-encoded in one Streptococcus parauberis NCFD 2020 genomic window:
- the rplQ gene encoding 50S ribosomal protein L17: MAYRKLGRTSSQRKAMLRDLTTDLLINESIVTTEARAKEIRKTVEKMITLGKRGDLHARRQAAAYVRNEIASENYDEATDKYTSTSALQKLFSEIAPRYAERNGGYTRILKTEPRRGDAAPMAIIELV; the protein is encoded by the coding sequence ATGGCTTACCGTAAACTAGGACGCACTAGCTCACAACGTAAAGCAATGCTTCGTGATTTAACGACAGATCTTTTAATCAACGAATCAATTGTTACAACTGAAGCACGTGCAAAAGAAATCCGTAAAACAGTTGAAAAAATGATTACTTTAGGTAAACGTGGTGATCTTCATGCACGTCGTCAAGCAGCAGCTTACGTACGTAATGAAATCGCATCAGAAAACTATGATGAAGCTACTGATAAATACACATCAACTTCAGCGCTTCAAAAATTATTCTCTGAAATCGCACCTCGTTATGCTGAACGTAACGGTGGATACACACGTATTCTTAAAACAGAACCACGCCGTGGAGATGCTGCTCCAATGGCAATTATTGAATTAGTATAA
- a CDS encoding DNA-directed RNA polymerase subunit alpha: protein MIEFEKPIITKIDENKDYGRFVIEPLERGYGTTLGNSLRRVLLSSLPGAAVTSIKIDGVLHEFDTIPGVREDVMQIILNVKGLAVKSYVEDEKMIELDVEGPAEVTAGDILTDSDIELVNPDHYLFTIAEGHSLKATMTVAKKRGYIPAEGNKQDDAPVGTLAVDSIYTPVKKVNYQVEPARVGSNDGFDKLTIEIMTNGTIIPEDALGLSARVLIEHLNLFTDLTEVAKTTDVMKETEKVNDEKILDRTIEELDLSVRSYNCLKRAGINTVFDLTEKSEPEMMKVRNLGRKSLEEVKVKLADLGLGLKNDK, encoded by the coding sequence ATGATTGAGTTTGAAAAACCAATAATAACAAAAATTGATGAAAATAAAGATTACGGACGTTTTGTAATCGAACCACTAGAACGTGGTTACGGTACAACTCTAGGTAATTCACTTCGTCGTGTACTTCTGTCATCACTTCCAGGTGCTGCAGTAACATCGATTAAAATTGATGGCGTACTACACGAATTTGATACAATCCCAGGTGTACGTGAAGATGTAATGCAAATCATCCTTAATGTTAAAGGACTTGCAGTAAAATCATATGTAGAAGACGAAAAGATGATCGAACTTGACGTAGAAGGACCAGCTGAAGTAACTGCTGGAGATATCCTCACTGACAGCGACATCGAACTTGTTAACCCAGATCATTATCTATTTACAATCGCAGAAGGTCACTCTTTGAAAGCAACAATGACTGTTGCTAAAAAACGTGGTTACATTCCTGCAGAAGGTAACAAACAAGATGATGCACCTGTTGGAACATTGGCTGTTGATTCAATCTACACGCCAGTAAAAAAAGTTAACTATCAAGTTGAGCCTGCCCGTGTCGGTAGTAATGATGGCTTTGATAAATTAACAATTGAAATCATGACAAATGGAACTATCATTCCTGAAGATGCATTAGGTCTATCTGCTCGAGTTTTAATCGAACACCTTAATCTGTTTACAGACCTTACAGAAGTTGCTAAGACAACTGACGTTATGAAAGAAACAGAAAAAGTGAACGATGAAAAGATACTTGATCGCACAATCGAGGAACTTGATTTATCCGTACGCTCATATAACTGTTTGAAACGTGCAGGAATTAACACTGTATTCGATCTTACAGAAAAATCTGAGCCTGAAATGATGAAAGTCCGTAACTTAGGTCGTAAGAGCCTTGAAGAAGTTAAGGTTAAACTCGCTGATTTAGGTTTAGGACTAAAAAACGATAAATAA
- the rpsK gene encoding 30S ribosomal protein S11, translating to MAKPTRKRRVKKNIESGVAHIHATFNNTIVMITDVHGNALAWSSAGALGFKGSRKSTPFAAQMAAEAAAKSAQEHGLKTVEVTVKGPGSGRESAIRALAAAGLEVTAIRDVTPVPHNGARPPKRRRV from the coding sequence TTGGCTAAACCAACACGTAAACGTCGTGTGAAAAAGAACATCGAATCTGGTGTTGCACATATTCACGCTACATTTAATAACACTATTGTTATGATTACAGATGTTCACGGTAATGCTCTTGCATGGTCATCAGCTGGTGCTCTTGGTTTCAAAGGTTCTCGTAAATCAACACCTTTTGCTGCCCAAATGGCTGCTGAAGCTGCTGCGAAATCTGCACAAGAACACGGACTAAAAACTGTTGAAGTTACTGTAAAAGGCCCTGGTTCAGGTCGTGAATCAGCTATTCGTGCACTTGCTGCGGCAGGTCTAGAAGTAACTGCAATTCGTGACGTGACTCCTGTACCACATAACGGTGCTCGTCCTCCAAAACGTCGTCGTGTATAA
- the rpsM gene encoding 30S ribosomal protein S13 → MARIAGVDIPNDKRVVISLTYVFGIGLATSQKILAAAGISEDIRVKDLTSDQEDAIRREIDSIKVEGDLRREVNLNIKRLMEIGSYRGIRHRRGLPVRGQNTKNNARTRKGKPTAIAGKKK, encoded by the coding sequence ATGGCTCGTATAGCTGGAGTTGATATTCCAAACGATAAACGCGTAGTAATTTCACTTACTTATGTATTTGGTATTGGTCTTGCAACATCTCAAAAGATTTTAGCAGCAGCTGGTATCTCTGAAGATATCCGTGTTAAAGACTTAACATCAGATCAAGAAGACGCAATCCGTCGTGAAATCGATTCAATCAAAGTTGAAGGTGACCTTCGTCGTGAAGTTAACTTAAACATCAAACGTTTGATGGAAATCGGTTCATACCGTGGAATTCGTCACCGTCGTGGACTTCCTGTCCGTGGACAAAACACTAAAAACAACGCTCGTACTCGTAAAGGGAAACCTACTGCGATTGCAGGTAAGAAAAAATAA